One window of uncultured Trichococcus sp. genomic DNA carries:
- a CDS encoding ATP-dependent DNA helicase, protein MSSGICEQIFPIIDDIKSRGFEEREGQEDLMLDISESFDSGENYMCEAGVGIGKSLAYLIPGILKSRSCGKPLIVCSSTIQLTEQLEKDVSLVSNLLDCLIETVVGKGAHNYPCLERIVNLNDSIGKNNSDIQQLYSYVLNNDVDKQNISPEFKQYMSKISTEKCTYSRCPSRDNCTFFQMRKALKESCRQDCFGNYIPKVIIVNQDLMIRHFMKLSHYEAGILTQNPCGMIIDEAHNLEEKVRAAHTVELNLKDITRFFQDTIKLLHSAYNYEEDRLIQELEAGIKDIFNIEEHRLSQADQNSIGETARLTFDYKDTENLDRYLNLINSISSSIQFIDARGKQEEFQQEVMSHYRHLHNMLSALQNGIQATNILWGELVGKKKELKFCFAPKSTDLFIREGILNQKYPVILVSATITEVGKRGEKAYKYFAKNIGFQGIFGEAKDSPFPYDENARLLLPQILPDYQVRNEIYYEKISNWIMEIHKVVNSGTLVLFTAKQDLHEVAKKVKYSKGTTVYVDSENTSPKTIITQFKETGGIILATGSFWEGIDLPGKELQCVIIVRLPFPVQDPVLEYKIQQNGGMNTVILPEMITKLKQGSGRLIRKEADTGVLVILDSRMNLDGYKNKQIILDALPIKKQLTNIDQVKHFFGK, encoded by the coding sequence TTGAGCAGTGGTATTTGTGAGCAAATTTTTCCGATTATAGATGATATTAAATCAAGAGGTTTTGAAGAACGTGAAGGCCAAGAAGATTTGATGTTGGACATATCTGAATCTTTCGATAGCGGAGAGAATTATATGTGTGAAGCTGGTGTTGGTATTGGTAAGTCTTTAGCATATCTGATTCCTGGTATTCTTAAGTCTAGAAGTTGTGGGAAACCGTTAATAGTCTGTAGCTCTACGATTCAGTTGACTGAACAGTTGGAGAAGGATGTAAGTTTGGTTTCCAACTTACTTGATTGTCTGATAGAGACTGTAGTTGGCAAAGGGGCACACAATTATCCGTGTTTAGAGAGGATAGTGAATTTAAACGATTCGATTGGAAAGAATAATTCTGATATCCAACAGCTATACAGCTATGTTTTGAATAATGACGTGGATAAGCAAAATATATCACCTGAATTTAAACAATATATGAGCAAGATTTCTACTGAAAAATGCACGTACAGTAGATGTCCATCAAGAGATAACTGTACTTTTTTTCAAATGCGTAAAGCGTTAAAGGAGTCATGCCGACAGGATTGTTTTGGGAACTATATTCCCAAGGTAATAATAGTAAATCAAGATTTGATGATTCGACATTTCATGAAACTATCTCATTATGAAGCAGGAATTTTAACGCAAAATCCATGTGGCATGATTATCGATGAGGCTCATAATCTGGAGGAAAAAGTTAGAGCAGCGCATACAGTAGAGTTGAATTTGAAGGATATTACGAGGTTTTTTCAGGATACTATTAAACTTCTGCATTCAGCATATAATTATGAAGAAGATAGGCTCATCCAGGAACTAGAGGCTGGAATTAAAGACATTTTCAATATTGAAGAGCATCGATTAAGTCAGGCGGATCAAAATAGTATAGGTGAAACTGCCCGATTAACATTTGACTACAAAGACACAGAAAATTTGGACAGATACCTGAATTTAATAAATTCAATAAGTTCATCGATTCAATTTATTGATGCTAGAGGGAAACAAGAAGAATTTCAACAGGAAGTAATGTCTCATTATAGACATTTACATAATATGCTAAGTGCTTTACAAAATGGAATTCAAGCTACGAATATATTGTGGGGAGAGTTAGTTGGAAAAAAGAAAGAATTAAAATTCTGTTTCGCGCCAAAGTCAACTGATCTATTCATACGAGAGGGTATATTAAATCAAAAATATCCCGTTATATTAGTATCCGCAACGATTACTGAAGTTGGAAAACGAGGTGAAAAAGCATATAAATACTTTGCCAAAAATATAGGATTTCAGGGGATATTTGGAGAAGCTAAAGACTCGCCATTTCCTTACGATGAAAACGCAAGGTTATTGTTACCCCAAATATTGCCTGATTACCAGGTTAGAAATGAGATCTATTATGAAAAAATATCAAATTGGATTATGGAAATTCACAAAGTAGTGAATAGCGGAACTCTAGTATTATTTACAGCAAAGCAGGATTTGCACGAGGTTGCTAAGAAAGTAAAATATTCTAAAGGAACAACGGTGTATGTCGACTCAGAAAATACGAGCCCTAAAACTATAATAACCCAGTTCAAAGAAACGGGTGGAATTATATTGGCAACAGGTAGCTTTTGGGAGGGCATTGATCTCCCGGGAAAAGAATTACAATGTGTGATAATTGTAAGACTGCCATTCCCGGTTCAAGATCCAGTATTAGAGTATAAAATTCAACAAAATGGTGGGATGAATACAGTAATACTTCCGGAGATGATAACAAAATTAAAGCAGGGCAGTGGTCGACTCATACGAAAAGAGGCTGATACAGGGGTTTTAGTGATATTGGATTCAAGAATGAATCTGGATGGTTACAAAAATAAGCAAATTATTCTGGATGCCTTGCCAATAAAAAAACAATTGACCAATATTGATCAGGTGAAACATTTCTTTGGAAAATAA
- a CDS encoding TIR domain-containing protein, producing MSQHKKDLLKYEKEITKLTDEISKNNVHIQRYKEGLNKEQKKQFETMVKTMKVQGTSNEEYLKSHSELSKQLNELSFDIKDATKQKEIIEYDVFLSHSNLDKEEFVSELSDKLEGREIKVFEDVKVFKMGQSQTDMMNMGILNSRFVVIFLSPNFIKSGWSDYEFKSFLNREINEKRIIILPIWHNVSYDDVRDYNPFLVDKFALDTKKYTLDEIVESIYQVVVDSKNGI from the coding sequence TTGAGTCAGCACAAGAAGGACTTGCTGAAGTATGAGAAAGAAATTACCAAATTGACCGATGAAATAAGTAAGAATAATGTTCACATCCAGAGATACAAAGAAGGATTAAATAAAGAACAGAAAAAACAGTTCGAAACGATGGTCAAAACAATGAAAGTCCAAGGTACTTCTAATGAAGAATATTTAAAATCCCATTCTGAATTGTCCAAACAATTGAATGAACTATCTTTTGATATTAAAGACGCAACTAAGCAGAAAGAAATAATCGAATATGATGTCTTTTTGTCGCATTCGAATTTAGACAAGGAAGAATTTGTTTCTGAACTTTCAGATAAGTTAGAGGGTAGAGAAATAAAGGTTTTTGAAGACGTTAAGGTTTTTAAAATGGGGCAGAGCCAAACGGATATGATGAATATGGGTATACTTAACTCTAGATTTGTAGTCATTTTCCTATCACCAAACTTTATTAAAAGCGGGTGGTCAGACTACGAATTCAAAAGTTTCTTAAATCGAGAAATTAATGAGAAAAGAATTATTATTTTACCAATTTGGCATAACGTATCCTATGACGATGTTCGAGATTATAATCCTTTTTTAGTGGATAAATTTGCTCTCGATACAAAAAAATACACATTAGATGAGATTGTAGAAAGTATTTATCAAGTAGTCGTAGATTCAAAAAATGGTATTTAA
- the rlmH gene encoding 23S rRNA (pseudouridine(1915)-N(3))-methyltransferase RlmH codes for MNIKIITVGKLKEKYLKEGIAEYTKRLGSYCKLQIIEVGDEKAPENLSDKEMEMIKDKEGEKILAKIPEQSYVFAMAIQGKQYDSVEFANEIDKLGTSGKSDIVFIIGGSLGLSQAVLSRANQHISFGKLTYPHQLMRLVLVEQIYRAFRIIHGHAYHK; via the coding sequence ATGAACATAAAAATCATCACGGTCGGAAAACTGAAGGAAAAATATCTGAAGGAGGGCATCGCCGAATACACGAAGCGGCTCGGCAGCTACTGCAAGCTGCAGATCATCGAAGTCGGGGATGAAAAAGCGCCCGAAAACCTGAGCGATAAAGAGATGGAAATGATCAAGGACAAGGAAGGCGAAAAGATCCTAGCAAAAATCCCGGAACAGAGCTATGTCTTCGCGATGGCGATCCAGGGCAAACAGTATGATTCGGTGGAATTCGCCAACGAAATCGACAAACTCGGCACCTCCGGCAAAAGCGACATCGTCTTCATCATCGGCGGCTCGCTCGGCCTCAGCCAAGCCGTCCTGTCCCGCGCCAACCAACACATCTCCTTCGGCAAACTGACCTACCCGCACCAACTCATGCGCCTCGTGCTCGTCGAACAGATCTACAGAGCGTTCCGGATTATCCATGGGCATGCTTATCATAAATAA
- a CDS encoding potassium transporter TrkG produces MLKKFSSWTASQKIATSFAFVIFVGSLILSLPISQLPTSEATYFDNLFTAISMVCVTGLFTESVHDSYTLFGQVVGIILMQIGGLGLMTLIASIITRLRGRIGLRNRLAVQEGINRGDARGFREYLSDILKYTAVFEGLGFILLSFRFVPDMGWGMGLFTSLFLAISAFCNAGFDPLGNVGLADYVHDPWINFVITTLILLGGIGFSVWFDVSKNIKCYFSKKCRPSPKIFFRSLSLHSRLAISVSFVLILVGTVFFVAAEYNNNASIGTFTFPQKLMTGYFQTITMRTAGFSTVDFTTVYPFTLFWFVFTMFIGGSPGGTAGGLKTTTFAIVFLTLYNELRGQSNVNIANHTISRQQVRQAFVIFMTFLGSLIIGTSLLSILNPEVDFIYILFEAISSIATVGVSANLTPTLGRLSQAVIMVMMFAGRIGPVTMLDSLTRRTQKVHEVEYSKGTILIG; encoded by the coding sequence GTGTTAAAGAAATTTTCGAGTTGGACTGCTTCGCAAAAGATCGCCACGAGCTTTGCTTTTGTCATCTTTGTAGGATCGCTAATATTGTCATTGCCGATCAGCCAACTGCCTACTTCGGAAGCTACGTATTTCGATAATTTATTTACGGCGATCTCCATGGTCTGCGTGACAGGACTGTTCACTGAATCTGTCCATGATTCCTATACGTTATTTGGCCAAGTCGTGGGGATCATCCTGATGCAGATCGGGGGCTTAGGTTTGATGACCTTGATCGCCTCCATCATCACGCGTTTGAGGGGTCGGATTGGCCTGCGCAATCGCTTGGCTGTCCAAGAAGGAATCAACCGCGGAGATGCAAGAGGATTCAGAGAATATTTATCGGACATTCTGAAGTATACGGCAGTTTTTGAAGGCCTCGGTTTCATCCTGTTGTCTTTCCGGTTTGTTCCGGATATGGGCTGGGGAATGGGCCTGTTCACTTCCCTATTCTTGGCTATTTCCGCATTCTGTAACGCTGGATTTGATCCACTGGGCAATGTCGGCCTGGCTGACTACGTCCATGATCCTTGGATCAATTTTGTCATCACTACATTGATCCTTCTTGGGGGAATCGGTTTTTCCGTATGGTTCGATGTATCCAAAAATATCAAATGCTACTTCAGCAAGAAATGCAGACCAAGCCCGAAAATTTTCTTCCGCAGCTTGTCTCTGCACAGCCGATTAGCCATTTCGGTATCATTCGTCTTGATTCTTGTCGGTACCGTGTTCTTTGTTGCTGCAGAATACAATAATAACGCATCAATCGGAACATTCACTTTTCCGCAAAAACTGATGACTGGTTACTTCCAGACCATCACCATGCGGACTGCCGGATTTTCCACCGTCGACTTTACGACCGTCTACCCATTTACTCTTTTTTGGTTTGTCTTTACAATGTTCATAGGTGGTTCTCCTGGTGGTACGGCCGGCGGATTGAAGACGACCACTTTTGCGATCGTCTTTCTGACGCTCTACAATGAGTTGCGCGGACAGAGCAATGTCAACATCGCAAACCACACCATCAGCAGACAGCAAGTCCGCCAAGCATTTGTTATTTTTATGACTTTCCTTGGAAGTCTGATTATCGGCACTAGCTTGTTGAGTATCCTGAATCCCGAAGTGGACTTCATCTATATTCTGTTTGAAGCCATTTCGTCAATCGCAACCGTTGGCGTCAGCGCGAACTTGACACCTACTTTAGGCCGCTTGAGCCAAGCTGTCATCATGGTGATGATGTTCGCAGGACGTATCGGACCGGTTACGATGCTTGATAGCCTGACAAGACGTACACAAAAAGTTCATGAAGTTGAATATTCTAAAGGAACTATCCTGATCGGATAA
- a CDS encoding TrkA family potassium uptake protein has translation MSKLVGILGLGIFGSTIAKTLSEFDSDVIVVDKDPENVNRLEPFITKGIIGDVTDLALLESIGLADCDVVVIATGTVLEASVLAVMNCKKLGIKHIIAKAKNKNYREVLEAIGADTVILPEKETGMRVAKNILRTNIEDVVNLDDQTSIIEFYPPVKWVGKTLGQLDLRNKYDINIIGLRKQRGERLDVSFSADYVVDKDIVLVGITESDVFERFDYLNQLS, from the coding sequence ATGAGTAAATTGGTTGGTATTTTGGGACTTGGTATTTTCGGATCGACAATCGCCAAAACTTTGAGCGAGTTCGACTCGGATGTTATCGTAGTCGATAAGGATCCGGAGAACGTCAATCGATTGGAGCCTTTCATCACGAAAGGAATCATCGGGGACGTAACGGATTTGGCCTTATTGGAATCAATCGGGCTCGCTGACTGCGATGTGGTCGTCATCGCTACCGGTACGGTGTTGGAGGCCAGCGTATTGGCCGTCATGAACTGTAAAAAATTGGGCATCAAACACATCATTGCAAAAGCTAAAAATAAAAATTACCGTGAAGTTCTGGAAGCGATCGGTGCAGACACGGTTATCCTTCCTGAAAAAGAGACAGGCATGCGCGTCGCCAAAAATATCTTGCGCACCAACATCGAAGATGTGGTGAATCTGGATGATCAGACTTCCATCATTGAATTCTATCCGCCTGTAAAATGGGTCGGCAAAACATTGGGTCAATTGGATTTGCGCAACAAATACGATATAAACATCATCGGATTGCGCAAACAGCGTGGCGAACGCTTGGATGTGTCGTTCTCGGCAGATTATGTTGTGGATAAAGATATCGTGCTTGTGGGTATCACCGAATCCGATGTTTTTGAACGTTTCGACTATTTGAACCAACTTTCTTGA
- a CDS encoding trypsin-like peptidase domain-containing protein, which yields MDRDEENKNNPLDQEAYNETETEIESTAADAPAADHIQEDLSEEKEIDAEYTAVEETTSEEETVVEPAARATMNKEERSRVYNSVNETEENSRRPKDRKNSPIRNGIVGGLIGGGMVALIGAGLLFGLGILGNGSGTGDNGNLSVNETVTDIAVNVTTDTTAAVEKVQDAVVSIINMQAGNTNMFGFDLPQNSSDTTNGKLETSSEGSGVIYKIEDNLAYIVTNNHVIDGADELEILMKDGTKEVATVVGSDVWTDLAVLTIPAENVTAVASFGDSDAVKVGEPAIAIGSPLGTEFATSVTQGIISAKNRSVSTDVDSDGIVDWDVTALQTDAAINPGNSGGALINIAGQVIGINSMKISDSNVEGMGFAIPSNDVLTIINELEQNGEIIRPILGVSMLDLSQISASQQSSVLALPEDVTEGVVIAEVQALSAAELGGLEQYDVITEMNGEAVTSIVDLRKILYALEVGTDVEISYYREGTLQSTTVTLTEGQTSAE from the coding sequence ATGGACAGGGACGAAGAAAATAAAAACAATCCGCTCGATCAAGAAGCATACAATGAAACGGAAACTGAAATTGAATCGACTGCCGCCGATGCTCCAGCTGCTGATCATATCCAGGAAGACTTATCCGAAGAAAAAGAAATAGATGCCGAATATACTGCGGTCGAAGAAACGACCAGCGAAGAAGAAACGGTTGTGGAACCAGCCGCAAGAGCGACGATGAACAAAGAGGAACGATCGCGTGTATACAACAGCGTAAACGAAACCGAAGAAAACTCGAGACGCCCGAAAGACCGCAAAAACTCACCGATCAGGAACGGCATCGTCGGTGGTTTGATCGGCGGCGGGATGGTCGCCCTGATCGGCGCAGGCTTGCTGTTCGGATTAGGCATCCTCGGCAATGGATCCGGAACAGGCGACAACGGAAACCTTTCCGTTAACGAAACCGTGACCGATATCGCCGTCAATGTAACGACCGACACGACTGCCGCTGTGGAAAAAGTACAGGATGCGGTCGTCTCCATCATCAACATGCAGGCGGGCAACACGAACATGTTCGGCTTCGATCTGCCGCAGAACTCTTCCGATACCACCAACGGCAAGCTGGAGACATCGAGTGAGGGCAGCGGCGTCATCTATAAGATCGAGGACAATCTTGCCTATATCGTTACGAACAACCACGTCATCGACGGGGCGGATGAACTGGAAATCCTGATGAAGGACGGCACGAAAGAAGTAGCGACCGTCGTCGGCAGCGATGTCTGGACCGACTTGGCCGTCCTGACGATCCCGGCAGAGAATGTCACTGCGGTGGCTTCCTTCGGTGATTCCGACGCCGTGAAGGTCGGTGAACCGGCCATCGCGATCGGATCTCCGCTTGGGACCGAGTTCGCGACTTCGGTCACGCAAGGCATCATTTCAGCCAAAAACCGTTCCGTATCCACAGATGTGGACAGCGACGGTATCGTCGACTGGGATGTGACGGCACTGCAGACGGATGCGGCGATCAATCCGGGCAATTCCGGCGGCGCCCTGATCAACATCGCCGGCCAGGTCATCGGCATCAACTCGATGAAGATATCCGATTCGAACGTTGAAGGGATGGGCTTCGCAATCCCGAGCAATGACGTCCTGACGATCATCAACGAACTGGAGCAGAACGGCGAAATCATCCGTCCAATCCTGGGCGTATCCATGCTGGATCTATCCCAGATCTCCGCATCCCAACAAAGCTCTGTCCTGGCGCTGCCTGAGGACGTGACGGAAGGCGTCGTCATCGCCGAAGTCCAAGCCTTGTCCGCAGCCGAATTGGGCGGCTTGGAGCAATACGACGTCATCACGGAAATGAACGGGGAAGCCGTAACGAGCATCGTCGACCTGCGCAAGATCCTGTATGCACTGGAAGTGGGAACCGATGTGGAAATCTCCTACTACCGCGAAGGCACGCTGCAGTCAACGACCGTGACCTTGACTGAGGGACAGACCTCGGCCGAATAA
- a CDS encoding MBL fold metallo-hydrolase, with product MHVSYLASGSSGNCTYIETPKRKILVDCGLSGKKIAGLMAKIDRDIAEVDTILVTHEHRDHVHGLGVLARKYHMDLYANEATWKAMDHIIGNVKTEQKHVFEMGQVLTLGDVDIQSYGVSHDAAEPQFYSFHHEGKQMVMLTDTGYVSDRLRSLLRDADAYLIESNHDLELLRMGGYPWSLKQRILGDEGHLSNEDGAAAVAEMLGNRTKRIYLGHLSRDNNIKTLAHHTAESILMQKGMGVNEDFFVYDTDPDEPTELFRV from the coding sequence ATGCACGTCAGCTATCTGGCGAGCGGCAGTTCCGGCAACTGCACCTATATCGAAACACCCAAACGGAAAATATTGGTGGACTGCGGACTGAGCGGCAAGAAAATTGCCGGACTGATGGCGAAAATCGATCGGGATATCGCAGAGGTGGACACGATCCTTGTCACGCATGAACACCGCGATCACGTGCACGGCTTGGGCGTCCTGGCGCGCAAGTACCACATGGATCTTTATGCGAACGAAGCGACCTGGAAGGCGATGGACCACATCATCGGCAACGTCAAGACCGAGCAGAAGCACGTCTTCGAGATGGGCCAGGTGCTGACCTTGGGCGATGTCGATATCCAAAGTTACGGCGTTTCCCATGATGCTGCCGAGCCGCAGTTCTACTCGTTCCATCATGAAGGCAAGCAGATGGTCATGTTGACCGATACCGGCTATGTCAGCGATCGCCTGCGCAGTCTCTTGCGGGATGCGGATGCGTATCTCATCGAGAGCAACCATGATCTGGAATTGTTGCGCATGGGCGGGTACCCGTGGTCGTTGAAGCAGCGCATTTTGGGGGATGAAGGCCATCTATCCAATGAGGATGGGGCTGCCGCCGTCGCCGAAATGCTGGGCAACCGGACGAAGCGCATCTACCTGGGGCATTTGAGCAGGGACAACAACATCAAGACGTTGGCGCACCATACGGCCGAAAGCATTCTGATGCAAAAAGGCATGGGCGTCAATGAAGACTTTTTTGTATATGATACCGATCCGGACGAGCCGACTGAACTTTTCAGAGTCTAG
- a CDS encoding pyruvate kinase: MKEKERNELQSLYEEMRALREAVQEEGNALYAEWESGISRTSFQLSGKNLAYYLALRRRDIRPLQGRLSKWGLSSLGRTESKVLQQLDAIVRNLALMSGEIKQLDEYPQTTEKFPGRKKLATETKALLGDPPKHRTTRIMVTLPEQAATDKDFLVRLLERGMDIARINCAHDDSAVWLKMIENLKEAQKTAGRSCRIYFDIAGPKIRVDAVSSEKDKPRLKVGDLFFLTADESYKNLEHYPVIVFSESLNLFDELKVDSPVILDDGVLEGRVVEQKPQGVVVQVGKVAKAKGIRVKPQKGLNFPESTFRMPILTDKDREDLLVAVGEADILGFSFVRGSKDIAAIQNTLMEQVGSEAAAAIPLVIKIETVEAVNHLPELIVTAASKNPLAIMIARGDLAAEAGFLRLSELQEEILWICEAAHIPVIWSTQVLENMVKNGVPTRAEMSDATMAGQAECVMLNKGAFVEEGIALLDAILVQSQQNRSKKTAQLRALKIAKKAWRKPKK; the protein is encoded by the coding sequence ATGAAAGAGAAAGAACGGAATGAATTGCAGTCGTTATATGAGGAGATGCGGGCGCTCCGGGAAGCGGTCCAGGAGGAAGGCAATGCCCTTTATGCGGAATGGGAGTCGGGTATTTCCCGGACTTCCTTCCAGTTGAGCGGAAAAAACCTTGCCTACTATCTGGCGTTGCGCCGCAGGGATATCCGGCCATTGCAGGGCCGTCTGTCGAAATGGGGGTTATCCTCACTGGGAAGAACGGAATCGAAAGTTCTCCAACAGCTGGATGCGATCGTACGCAACTTGGCGCTGATGTCCGGGGAAATCAAGCAGCTGGATGAATATCCGCAGACGACTGAAAAGTTCCCGGGCCGGAAAAAACTGGCAACCGAGACGAAAGCCTTATTGGGCGACCCGCCGAAGCATCGGACGACCCGGATCATGGTCACCCTGCCGGAACAGGCCGCAACCGACAAAGATTTCCTCGTCCGCTTGCTGGAGCGCGGCATGGATATCGCCCGCATCAACTGCGCCCATGACGACAGTGCCGTTTGGCTGAAGATGATCGAGAATCTGAAGGAAGCCCAAAAAACTGCCGGCAGGAGCTGCCGCATTTATTTTGATATCGCTGGGCCGAAGATCCGGGTGGATGCCGTCAGCAGCGAAAAGGATAAACCGCGCCTTAAGGTTGGGGATTTGTTCTTCCTGACGGCGGATGAGTCCTATAAAAATCTGGAACACTATCCGGTCATTGTGTTCAGCGAAAGCCTGAACCTCTTTGATGAGCTGAAGGTCGACAGTCCGGTCATTTTGGATGATGGCGTCCTGGAAGGGCGTGTTGTGGAGCAAAAACCGCAAGGCGTCGTCGTGCAGGTTGGGAAAGTGGCCAAGGCGAAAGGGATCAGAGTCAAGCCGCAGAAAGGGCTCAATTTTCCGGAATCGACCTTTAGGATGCCGATTTTGACGGATAAGGACCGTGAAGACTTACTTGTTGCAGTGGGAGAGGCCGATATATTGGGCTTCTCCTTTGTCCGCGGAAGCAAGGACATCGCCGCTATCCAGAATACTTTAATGGAGCAGGTCGGCAGCGAAGCAGCTGCAGCCATCCCGCTGGTGATCAAAATCGAAACGGTGGAAGCCGTGAATCATCTGCCGGAACTGATTGTCACCGCCGCCAGCAAAAACCCTTTGGCGATCATGATCGCCCGCGGGGACTTGGCCGCCGAAGCCGGATTCCTGAGGCTTTCGGAACTGCAGGAGGAAATACTCTGGATCTGCGAAGCTGCCCATATTCCGGTCATCTGGAGCACGCAGGTACTCGAGAACATGGTGAAGAACGGTGTGCCGACGCGGGCGGAAATGTCGGATGCGACGATGGCCGGGCAGGCGGAGTGCGTCATGCTGAACAAGGGTGCCTTCGTGGAAGAGGGAATCGCTTTGCTGGATGCGATCCTGGTGCAGAGCCAACAGAACCGTTCGAAGAAGACAGCCCAGCTGCGTGCGCTCAAAATCGCCAAGAAGGCCTGGCGCAAACCAAAAAAATAA
- a CDS encoding DUF2207 domain-containing protein — translation MKRIGSIVLFIFFFLIGFGQKEVQARSYEITNYDVLVEIQRDGSAFFTESITYDFEGEFNGVLYDLDISEVADPTDVKVSMQGYLSEKPFPFALSDTEESGTFKLDNTGDFLKFTVYNKMTDEIQTVIYQYRIPEIVTNYNDIAEFNRKVIGSAWEDPLNDVDVTVLLPEAAGAEELRAWGHGGDENSTVTLEDNQKVLLYVPQNPANQFVEAHVIFPTSITADNPNVVNEDKFDEILAQEAALAEEEERNAMLFGILSAALAVVAPILPVLVFLWIRRARKKEIPQEIHLPDHIYELPEDMTPAVMNGAVFSGNVQAADISATILDLVRKGYLTISPVQIPQRGIFGREKAPEDSFRLTQIKDTKNAPLLSHEKLLLDWFISDVGDGESVTLDDIENIADNSTEAKRFNENRVKWQERVMDVATPKRQNYRSKDNKKAVAFAVLALVANGFLLFAIVFFGIMSGTFTAWAIILAVLGAVFSFIQLMAVAIKPIMTAEGERTKQEWAGFRNMLKDVGDFPMREVGSIALWDHFLVYAVSLGVADKVMKQMQVEFPVNEIQASAFGSYYYMNNAIFLSALNSSVNTGVTKSMPTSSNSSGFGGGSSGGSGGGSGGGAF, via the coding sequence ATGAAACGGATAGGCTCGATTGTGCTGTTCATATTCTTTTTTTTGATCGGATTTGGACAGAAGGAAGTACAGGCCCGTTCCTATGAGATTACGAACTACGATGTGTTGGTCGAAATACAGCGGGATGGCAGCGCTTTTTTCACCGAGAGCATCACTTACGATTTTGAAGGGGAATTCAATGGGGTGCTTTATGATTTGGATATTTCGGAGGTAGCGGACCCGACGGATGTGAAGGTTTCGATGCAAGGCTATCTGTCGGAAAAGCCTTTCCCTTTTGCTTTGAGCGACACGGAGGAATCGGGGACGTTCAAACTGGACAACACCGGTGATTTCCTGAAGTTCACCGTGTACAACAAAATGACCGATGAGATCCAGACGGTCATCTATCAATACCGCATTCCCGAAATCGTCACGAACTACAACGACATCGCTGAGTTCAACCGCAAAGTCATCGGTTCCGCCTGGGAGGATCCGTTGAACGATGTTGACGTCACCGTTCTTTTGCCGGAAGCGGCCGGCGCAGAGGAATTGCGCGCTTGGGGGCACGGCGGCGATGAGAACAGTACGGTGACGCTGGAAGACAATCAAAAAGTCTTGCTGTATGTTCCGCAGAATCCGGCCAACCAGTTCGTGGAGGCCCATGTGATCTTCCCGACGAGCATCACCGCGGACAATCCGAATGTCGTGAACGAGGACAAATTCGATGAAATCTTGGCGCAGGAAGCCGCTTTGGCGGAGGAAGAAGAACGCAATGCGATGCTCTTCGGCATCCTCAGCGCCGCGCTGGCGGTGGTCGCGCCGATCCTGCCGGTCCTGGTGTTCCTGTGGATAAGAAGAGCCAGAAAAAAAGAAATCCCGCAGGAAATCCATCTGCCGGATCATATCTACGAATTGCCTGAGGACATGACGCCGGCCGTCATGAACGGTGCCGTCTTCAGCGGCAATGTGCAGGCTGCCGACATTTCGGCGACCATCCTGGATTTGGTGCGGAAAGGCTATCTGACGATTTCGCCGGTGCAGATTCCCCAAAGAGGGATTTTTGGGCGGGAAAAAGCGCCGGAAGACTCCTTCCGTCTGACGCAGATCAAGGACACGAAGAACGCTCCGCTCCTGAGCCATGAAAAGCTGCTTTTGGACTGGTTCATCAGCGATGTCGGGGATGGGGAGAGCGTCACGCTCGATGACATCGAGAACATCGCCGACAATTCGACGGAAGCCAAACGCTTCAATGAGAATCGGGTCAAATGGCAGGAGCGCGTAATGGATGTGGCCACGCCGAAACGGCAGAACTATCGTTCGAAGGACAACAAAAAAGCTGTCGCCTTCGCAGTGCTGGCTTTGGTCGCAAACGGTTTCCTACTGTTCGCAATCGTGTTCTTCGGCATCATGAGCGGCACGTTCACCGCGTGGGCGATCATCCTCGCAGTTTTGGGTGCGGTGTTCAGTTTCATCCAACTCATGGCAGTGGCAATCAAGCCGATCATGACAGCGGAGGGTGAACGCACGAAACAGGAATGGGCCGGCTTCCGCAATATGCTGAAGGACGTGGGTGATTTCCCGATGCGCGAAGTGGGATCCATCGCTTTATGGGATCATTTCTTGGTCTATGCGGTTTCGCTGGGCGTGGCCGACAAGGTCATGAAGCAGATGCAGGTCGAGTTCCCGGTGAATGAGATCCAGGCTTCCGCATTCGGCAGCTATTACTACATGAACAATGCCATCTTCCTGTCTGCGCTGAACAGCAGCGTCAACACAGGCGTAACCAAATCGATGCCGACTTCCTCGAACAGCAGCGGCTTCGGCGGCGGCTCATCAGGCGGTTCGGGTGGCGGTTCGGGCGGCGGGGCGTTCTGA